A stretch of the Zeugodacus cucurbitae isolate PBARC_wt_2022May chromosome 6, idZeuCucr1.2, whole genome shotgun sequence genome encodes the following:
- the LOC105213405 gene encoding uncharacterized protein LOC105213405 isoform X9, producing the protein MDLADQIDDYICSFEGIGDLTMDSLAMFIFIWAVLALFLVWLCKFLYNKYVVNNNKTPTSQTNSRQSSVAPGAAATAKNEASKRLSEPREVMASKADFKDLAAKPGGGGARGRAPSGGAGGAAGGAGARRRMVRQGSTGPESRKKRYVPPPSNVVGPETTSVTWTSQVFRWLYSDLVIVNELLTSWVIALNETLKKSMEEHGVAVEVVRVLPDSPPPSLNNIFCNCDEMNPSNMLITFDCDAQPVLQVKTLRQKAGKVDTSHYKVTVSRFRARMATAMNYNTLKGEMKVDGYPDIRVAMNSVGAIKPMDQDEQQLQGVISEIITATLRDSVYPVDFSVYATCPRAEVDPLDMPVIYPVNYDGLAQNMEGSNFSALQPMISGRRLLVKIVKGEGLADAKDPFVVVEMDEPAQKNQTGARQGATPYWDEHFLFELSPQSAEILFEVYDRPDKGVEAPRFLGLGLVGIDELAVGPASTQVLTLQPRPYETSPVSGTITVDFVFIEGAEIPAGPKPYKLKEALKISTPIINEHMKNGAGLADAAVRALQDGALSTTGQPSKSTLIIHSVQRNQNNSNAFKVEINKEGRIEVKESPQEELDGAVTQILESPLNDNTSESLPTANTTADIEQIQQEISVATDITASPTDSCPPNDVSLDESGVASGNSSALVASSSEFGQPNAASSPQGHNGYSPYNGNSTSNGSQTYGYQSNSLPRNGGATGTPLSAADLDERGRSLRAGSSRLDHSRQSSISESSAISGFSSASNKTYVHEASTLVLETIENGVKRHFIVPLAIAQRPRWRRKGTKLHIYNDHTFIAKHLSGGGLQCQVCMKSIPRRPGKQGYECRDCNLICHKQCHIRAPQACPNPTVLSMELSKLNSAAADRSIRKL; encoded by the exons GAAGTGATGGCGAGCAAAGCAGATTTCAAG GACTTAGCTGCCAAACCCGGTGGCGGTGGTGCACGCGGTCGCGCTCCAAGTGGCGGTGCTGGAGGTGCCGCTGGTGGTGCTGGCGCACGACGCCGCATGGTGCGACAGGGGTCAACTGGACCAGAAAGCCGCAAGAAACGCTACGTGCCGCCACCGTCCAATGTTGTTGGACCCGAAACA ACTTCCGTTACTTGGACCAGTCAAGTGTTCCGTTGGCTTTACAGCGATCTTGTGATTGTCAACGAATTGTTAACCTCTTGGGTTATAGCCTTAAATGAGACTCTGAAGAAATCGATGGAAGAG CATGGCGTCGCAGTGGAGGTGGTGCGTGTACTGCCCGATAGTCCACCACCCAGTTTGAACAATATATTTTGCAACTGTGACGAAATGAATCCATCTAATATG CTGATCACCTTTGATTGTGACGCACAGCCTGTGCTACAGGTGAAGACGCTCCGCCAGAAGGCCGGCAAGGTTGACACCTCACACTACAAAGTGACCGTCTCGCGCTTCCGTGCACGTATGGCAACCGCCATGAATTACAACACACTCAAGGGCGAGATGAAAGTGGATGGCTATCCTGAT ATCCGCGTTGCTATGAATAGTGTGGGCGCCATCAAGCCAATGGATCAAGACGAGCAGCAGCTGCAAGGAGTCATTAGTGAAATAATCACCGCCACTCTGCGAGACAGTGTGTATCCAGTGGACTTTTCGGTCTATGCAACCTGTCCCCGTGCCGAAGTCGATCCGCTTGACATGCCTGTAATATATCCAGTCAATTATGATGGGCTAGCG CAAAACATGGAGGGTTCCAATTTTTCAGCGCTGCAACCGATGATCTCTGGCCGTCGTTTGCTTGTAAAAATCGTTAAAGGTGAGGGACTGGCCGACGCCAAAGACCCATTCGTGGTGGTGGAGATGGACGAACCTGCACAAAAGAATCAAACTGGCGCTCGACAAGGAGCCACGCCCTATTGGGATGAACATTTCCTATT TGAATTGTCTCCACAGTCAGCTGAGATTTTATTTGAAGTTTACGATCGGCCCGATAAAGGCGTTGAAGCGCCCAGATTTCTCGGTTTGGGTTTGGTGGGCATTGATGAGTTGGCCGTCGGGCCGGCGTCCACACAAGTGCTGACACTGCAGCCGCGTCCGTATGAGACGAGCCCGGTGAGTGGCACCATCACTGTGGACTTTGTGTTCATTGAGGGTGCAGAAATACCCGCTGGACCCAAGCCGTACAAACTGAAAGAGGCGCTGAAGATCAGCACGCCCATCATTAATGAGCACATGAAGAACGGCGCAGGTTTGGCTGATGCGGCTGTGCGCGCCTTGCAAGATGGCGCACTCTCTACAACAGGACAGCCCAGCAAGAGTACACTCATTATACACAGCGTCCAAAGG AaccaaaacaattcaaatgcaTTTAag GTTGAAATTAACAAGGAGGGCAGAATCGAAGTTAAAGAGTCACCACAAGAAGAACTTGACGGTGCTGTGACACAAATTTTAGAATCTCCATTAAACGATAATACGAGCGAATCGTTGCCCACCGCGAATACGACAGCGGATATCGAGCAAATCCAACAGGAGATTTCGGTGGCGACGGATATAACCGCGAGTCCCACAGACTCGTGTCCACCAAACGATGTGTCTCTAGATGAATCCGGTGTGGCATCAGGTAACAGCAGCGCTTTGGTTGCATCCAGCAGCGAG TTTGGCCAACCGAATGCCGCCTCTTCACCACAGGGCCACAATGGCTACTCACCATACAATGGCAACTCGACTTCAAACGGCTCACAGACTTATGGATACCAAAGTAACAGTCTGCCCCGCAATGGTGGTGCGACTGGCACACCATTAAGCGCCGCTGATCTGGACGAGAGAGGACGGA GCTTACGCGCTGGCTCATCACGACTTGATCACTCAAGGCAATCTTCAATTTCAGAATCGTCCGCAATCTCAGGTTTCTCGTCGGCCAGCAACAAAACGTACGTACACGAAGCATCCACACTGGTGCTGGAGACGATCGAGAATGGTGTGAAGCG GCATTTCATTGTGCCGCTGGCAATTGCACAAAGGCCCAGGTGGCGTCGCAAGGGCACAAAACTGCACATCTATAATGACCACACCTTTATCGCCAAACATTTGAGCGG TGGCGGCCTGCAATGTCAAGTCTGCATGAAGTCCATCCCGCGGCGACCGGGCAAACAGGGATACGAATGTCGGGACTGTAATTTGATCTGCCACAAACAATGCCACATACGCGCACCACAGGCGTGTCCGAATCCTACAGTGCTTTCAATGGAATT ATCGAAACTTAATTCTGCCGCTGCGGATCGGAGTATAAGGAAATTATGA
- the LOC105213405 gene encoding uncharacterized protein LOC105213405 isoform X6 — MDLADQIDDYICSFEGIGDLTMDSLAMFIFIWAVLALFLVWLCKFLYNKYVVNNNKTPTSQTNSRQSSVAPGAAATAKNEASKRLSEPREVMASKADFKDLAAKPGGGGARGRAPSGGAGGAAGGAGARRRMVRQGSTGPESRKKRYVPPPSNVVGPETTSVTWTSQVFRWLYSDLVIVNELLTSWVIALNETLKKSMEEHGVAVEVVRVLPDSPPPSLNNIFCNCDEMNPSNMLITFDCDAQPVLQVKTLRQKAGKVDTSHYKVTVSRFRARMATAMNYNTLKGEMKVDGYPDIRVAMNSVGAIKPMDQDEQQLQGVISEIITATLRDSVYPVDFSVYATCPRAEVDPLDMPQNMEGSNFSALQPMISGRRLLVKIVKGEGLADAKDPFVVVEMDEPAQKNQTGARQGATPYWDEHFLFELSPQSAEILFEVYDRPDKGVEAPRFLGLGLVGIDELAVGPASTQVLTLQPRPYETSPVSGTITVDFVFIEGAEIPAGPKPYKLKEALKISTPIINEHMKNGAGLADAAVRALQDGALSTTGQPSKSTLIIHSVQRVEINKEGRIEVKESPQEELDGAVTQILESPLNDNTSESLPTANTTADIEQIQQEISVATDITASPTDSCPPNDVSLDESGVASGNSSALVASSSEFGQPNAASSPQGHNGYSPYNGNSTSNGSQTYGYQSNSLPRNGGATGTPLSAADLDERGRSKKRNFFGTLKKRLSRSKTRTHSADRGALTPSHNNNGTTPTGTLNGDSRSLSVDRAVLSKSNSLGLRAGSSRLDHSRQSSISESSAISGFSSASNKTYVHEASTLVLETIENGVKRHFIVPLAIAQRPRWRRKGTKLHIYNDHTFIAKHLSGGGLQCQVCMKSIPRRPGKQGYECRDCNLICHKQCHIRAPQACPNPTVLSMELSKLNSAAADRSIRKL; from the exons GAAGTGATGGCGAGCAAAGCAGATTTCAAG GACTTAGCTGCCAAACCCGGTGGCGGTGGTGCACGCGGTCGCGCTCCAAGTGGCGGTGCTGGAGGTGCCGCTGGTGGTGCTGGCGCACGACGCCGCATGGTGCGACAGGGGTCAACTGGACCAGAAAGCCGCAAGAAACGCTACGTGCCGCCACCGTCCAATGTTGTTGGACCCGAAACA ACTTCCGTTACTTGGACCAGTCAAGTGTTCCGTTGGCTTTACAGCGATCTTGTGATTGTCAACGAATTGTTAACCTCTTGGGTTATAGCCTTAAATGAGACTCTGAAGAAATCGATGGAAGAG CATGGCGTCGCAGTGGAGGTGGTGCGTGTACTGCCCGATAGTCCACCACCCAGTTTGAACAATATATTTTGCAACTGTGACGAAATGAATCCATCTAATATG CTGATCACCTTTGATTGTGACGCACAGCCTGTGCTACAGGTGAAGACGCTCCGCCAGAAGGCCGGCAAGGTTGACACCTCACACTACAAAGTGACCGTCTCGCGCTTCCGTGCACGTATGGCAACCGCCATGAATTACAACACACTCAAGGGCGAGATGAAAGTGGATGGCTATCCTGAT ATCCGCGTTGCTATGAATAGTGTGGGCGCCATCAAGCCAATGGATCAAGACGAGCAGCAGCTGCAAGGAGTCATTAGTGAAATAATCACCGCCACTCTGCGAGACAGTGTGTATCCAGTGGACTTTTCGGTCTATGCAACCTGTCCCCGTGCCGAAGTCGATCCGCTTGACATGCCT CAAAACATGGAGGGTTCCAATTTTTCAGCGCTGCAACCGATGATCTCTGGCCGTCGTTTGCTTGTAAAAATCGTTAAAGGTGAGGGACTGGCCGACGCCAAAGACCCATTCGTGGTGGTGGAGATGGACGAACCTGCACAAAAGAATCAAACTGGCGCTCGACAAGGAGCCACGCCCTATTGGGATGAACATTTCCTATT TGAATTGTCTCCACAGTCAGCTGAGATTTTATTTGAAGTTTACGATCGGCCCGATAAAGGCGTTGAAGCGCCCAGATTTCTCGGTTTGGGTTTGGTGGGCATTGATGAGTTGGCCGTCGGGCCGGCGTCCACACAAGTGCTGACACTGCAGCCGCGTCCGTATGAGACGAGCCCGGTGAGTGGCACCATCACTGTGGACTTTGTGTTCATTGAGGGTGCAGAAATACCCGCTGGACCCAAGCCGTACAAACTGAAAGAGGCGCTGAAGATCAGCACGCCCATCATTAATGAGCACATGAAGAACGGCGCAGGTTTGGCTGATGCGGCTGTGCGCGCCTTGCAAGATGGCGCACTCTCTACAACAGGACAGCCCAGCAAGAGTACACTCATTATACACAGCGTCCAAAGG GTTGAAATTAACAAGGAGGGCAGAATCGAAGTTAAAGAGTCACCACAAGAAGAACTTGACGGTGCTGTGACACAAATTTTAGAATCTCCATTAAACGATAATACGAGCGAATCGTTGCCCACCGCGAATACGACAGCGGATATCGAGCAAATCCAACAGGAGATTTCGGTGGCGACGGATATAACCGCGAGTCCCACAGACTCGTGTCCACCAAACGATGTGTCTCTAGATGAATCCGGTGTGGCATCAGGTAACAGCAGCGCTTTGGTTGCATCCAGCAGCGAG TTTGGCCAACCGAATGCCGCCTCTTCACCACAGGGCCACAATGGCTACTCACCATACAATGGCAACTCGACTTCAAACGGCTCACAGACTTATGGATACCAAAGTAACAGTCTGCCCCGCAATGGTGGTGCGACTGGCACACCATTAAGCGCCGCTGATCTGGACGAGAGAGGACGGAGTAAGAAACGAAATTTCTTTGGAACATTAAAAAAACGTTTAAGTCGATCCAAAACACGCACCCATTCGGCTGATCGTGGCGCTTTGACGCCGTCCCACAATAATAACGGTACCACCCCAACAGGAACACTTAACGGTGATTCACGTTCATTATCTGTCGATCGTGCTGTATTGTCTAAAAGCAATTCACTTG GCTTACGCGCTGGCTCATCACGACTTGATCACTCAAGGCAATCTTCAATTTCAGAATCGTCCGCAATCTCAGGTTTCTCGTCGGCCAGCAACAAAACGTACGTACACGAAGCATCCACACTGGTGCTGGAGACGATCGAGAATGGTGTGAAGCG GCATTTCATTGTGCCGCTGGCAATTGCACAAAGGCCCAGGTGGCGTCGCAAGGGCACAAAACTGCACATCTATAATGACCACACCTTTATCGCCAAACATTTGAGCGG TGGCGGCCTGCAATGTCAAGTCTGCATGAAGTCCATCCCGCGGCGACCGGGCAAACAGGGATACGAATGTCGGGACTGTAATTTGATCTGCCACAAACAATGCCACATACGCGCACCACAGGCGTGTCCGAATCCTACAGTGCTTTCAATGGAATT ATCGAAACTTAATTCTGCCGCTGCGGATCGGAGTATAAGGAAATTATGA
- the LOC105213405 gene encoding uncharacterized protein LOC105213405 isoform X4 translates to MDLADQIDDYICSFEGIGDLTMDSLAMFIFIWAVLALFLVWLCKFLYNKYVVNNNKTPTSQTNSRQSSVAPGAAATAKNEASKRLSEPREVMASKADFKDLAAKPGGGGARGRAPSGGAGGAAGGAGARRRMVRQGSTGPESRKKRYVPPPSNVVGPETTSVTWTSQVFRWLYSDLVIVNELLTSWVIALNETLKKSMEEHGVAVEVVRVLPDSPPPSLNNIFCNCDEMNPSNMLITFDCDAQPVLQVKTLRQKAGKVDTSHYKVTVSRFRARMATAMNYNTLKGEMKVDGYPDIRVAMNSVGAIKPMDQDEQQLQGVISEIITATLRDSVYPVDFSVYATCPRAEVDPLDMPVIYPVNYDGLAQNMEGSNFSALQPMISGRRLLVKIVKGEGLADAKDPFVVVEMDEPAQKNQTGARQGATPYWDEHFLFELSPQSAEILFEVYDRPDKGVEAPRFLGLGLVGIDELAVGPASTQVLTLQPRPYETSPVSGTITVDFVFIEGAEIPAGPKPYKLKEALKISTPIINEHMKNGAGLADAAVRALQDGALSTTGQPSKSTLIIHSVQRNQNNSNAFKVEINKEGRIEVKESPQEELDGAVTQILESPLNDNTSESLPTANTTADIEQIQQEISVATDITASPTDSCPPNDVSLDESGVASGNSSALVASSSEFGQPNAASSPQGHNGYSPYNGNSTSNGSQTYGYQSNSLPRNGGATGTPLSAADLDERGRSKKRNFFGTLKKRLSRSKTRTHSADRGALTPSHNNNGTTPTGTLNGDSRSLSVDRAVLSKSNSLESSAISGFSSASNKTYVHEASTLVLETIENGVKRHFIVPLAIAQRPRWRRKGTKLHIYNDHTFIAKHLSGGGLQCQVCMKSIPRRPGKQGYECRDCNLICHKQCHIRAPQACPNPTVLSMELSKLNSAAADRSIRKL, encoded by the exons GAAGTGATGGCGAGCAAAGCAGATTTCAAG GACTTAGCTGCCAAACCCGGTGGCGGTGGTGCACGCGGTCGCGCTCCAAGTGGCGGTGCTGGAGGTGCCGCTGGTGGTGCTGGCGCACGACGCCGCATGGTGCGACAGGGGTCAACTGGACCAGAAAGCCGCAAGAAACGCTACGTGCCGCCACCGTCCAATGTTGTTGGACCCGAAACA ACTTCCGTTACTTGGACCAGTCAAGTGTTCCGTTGGCTTTACAGCGATCTTGTGATTGTCAACGAATTGTTAACCTCTTGGGTTATAGCCTTAAATGAGACTCTGAAGAAATCGATGGAAGAG CATGGCGTCGCAGTGGAGGTGGTGCGTGTACTGCCCGATAGTCCACCACCCAGTTTGAACAATATATTTTGCAACTGTGACGAAATGAATCCATCTAATATG CTGATCACCTTTGATTGTGACGCACAGCCTGTGCTACAGGTGAAGACGCTCCGCCAGAAGGCCGGCAAGGTTGACACCTCACACTACAAAGTGACCGTCTCGCGCTTCCGTGCACGTATGGCAACCGCCATGAATTACAACACACTCAAGGGCGAGATGAAAGTGGATGGCTATCCTGAT ATCCGCGTTGCTATGAATAGTGTGGGCGCCATCAAGCCAATGGATCAAGACGAGCAGCAGCTGCAAGGAGTCATTAGTGAAATAATCACCGCCACTCTGCGAGACAGTGTGTATCCAGTGGACTTTTCGGTCTATGCAACCTGTCCCCGTGCCGAAGTCGATCCGCTTGACATGCCTGTAATATATCCAGTCAATTATGATGGGCTAGCG CAAAACATGGAGGGTTCCAATTTTTCAGCGCTGCAACCGATGATCTCTGGCCGTCGTTTGCTTGTAAAAATCGTTAAAGGTGAGGGACTGGCCGACGCCAAAGACCCATTCGTGGTGGTGGAGATGGACGAACCTGCACAAAAGAATCAAACTGGCGCTCGACAAGGAGCCACGCCCTATTGGGATGAACATTTCCTATT TGAATTGTCTCCACAGTCAGCTGAGATTTTATTTGAAGTTTACGATCGGCCCGATAAAGGCGTTGAAGCGCCCAGATTTCTCGGTTTGGGTTTGGTGGGCATTGATGAGTTGGCCGTCGGGCCGGCGTCCACACAAGTGCTGACACTGCAGCCGCGTCCGTATGAGACGAGCCCGGTGAGTGGCACCATCACTGTGGACTTTGTGTTCATTGAGGGTGCAGAAATACCCGCTGGACCCAAGCCGTACAAACTGAAAGAGGCGCTGAAGATCAGCACGCCCATCATTAATGAGCACATGAAGAACGGCGCAGGTTTGGCTGATGCGGCTGTGCGCGCCTTGCAAGATGGCGCACTCTCTACAACAGGACAGCCCAGCAAGAGTACACTCATTATACACAGCGTCCAAAGG AaccaaaacaattcaaatgcaTTTAag GTTGAAATTAACAAGGAGGGCAGAATCGAAGTTAAAGAGTCACCACAAGAAGAACTTGACGGTGCTGTGACACAAATTTTAGAATCTCCATTAAACGATAATACGAGCGAATCGTTGCCCACCGCGAATACGACAGCGGATATCGAGCAAATCCAACAGGAGATTTCGGTGGCGACGGATATAACCGCGAGTCCCACAGACTCGTGTCCACCAAACGATGTGTCTCTAGATGAATCCGGTGTGGCATCAGGTAACAGCAGCGCTTTGGTTGCATCCAGCAGCGAG TTTGGCCAACCGAATGCCGCCTCTTCACCACAGGGCCACAATGGCTACTCACCATACAATGGCAACTCGACTTCAAACGGCTCACAGACTTATGGATACCAAAGTAACAGTCTGCCCCGCAATGGTGGTGCGACTGGCACACCATTAAGCGCCGCTGATCTGGACGAGAGAGGACGGAGTAAGAAACGAAATTTCTTTGGAACATTAAAAAAACGTTTAAGTCGATCCAAAACACGCACCCATTCGGCTGATCGTGGCGCTTTGACGCCGTCCCACAATAATAACGGTACCACCCCAACAGGAACACTTAACGGTGATTCACGTTCATTATCTGTCGATCGTGCTGTATTGTCTAAAAGCAATTCACTTG AATCGTCCGCAATCTCAGGTTTCTCGTCGGCCAGCAACAAAACGTACGTACACGAAGCATCCACACTGGTGCTGGAGACGATCGAGAATGGTGTGAAGCG GCATTTCATTGTGCCGCTGGCAATTGCACAAAGGCCCAGGTGGCGTCGCAAGGGCACAAAACTGCACATCTATAATGACCACACCTTTATCGCCAAACATTTGAGCGG TGGCGGCCTGCAATGTCAAGTCTGCATGAAGTCCATCCCGCGGCGACCGGGCAAACAGGGATACGAATGTCGGGACTGTAATTTGATCTGCCACAAACAATGCCACATACGCGCACCACAGGCGTGTCCGAATCCTACAGTGCTTTCAATGGAATT ATCGAAACTTAATTCTGCCGCTGCGGATCGGAGTATAAGGAAATTATGA
- the LOC105213405 gene encoding uncharacterized protein LOC105213405 isoform X3, which yields MDLADQIDDYICSFEGIGDLTMDSLAMFIFIWAVLALFLVWLCKFLYNKYVVNNNKTPTSQTNSRQSSVAPGAAATAKNEASKRLSEPREVMASKADFKDLAAKPGGGGARGRAPSGGAGGAAGGAGARRRMVRQGSTGPESRKKRYVPPPSNVVGPETTSVTWTSQVFRWLYSDLVIVNELLTSWVIALNETLKKSMEEHGVAVEVVRVLPDSPPPSLNNIFCNCDEMNPSNMLITFDCDAQPVLQVKTLRQKAGKVDTSHYKVTVSRFRARMATAMNYNTLKGEMKVDGYPDIRVAMNSVGAIKPMDQDEQQLQGVISEIITATLRDSVYPVDFSVYATCPRAEVDPLDMPQNMEGSNFSALQPMISGRRLLVKIVKGEGLADAKDPFVVVEMDEPAQKNQTGARQGATPYWDEHFLFELSPQSAEILFEVYDRPDKGVEAPRFLGLGLVGIDELAVGPASTQVLTLQPRPYETSPVSGTITVDFVFIEGAEIPAGPKPYKLKEALKISTPIINEHMKNGAGLADAAVRALQDGALSTTGQPSKSTLIIHSVQRNQNNSNAFKVEINKEGRIEVKESPQEELDGAVTQILESPLNDNTSESLPTANTTADIEQIQQEISVATDITASPTDSCPPNDVSLDESGVASGNSSALVASSSEFGQPNAASSPQGHNGYSPYNGNSTSNGSQTYGYQSNSLPRNGGATGTPLSAADLDERGRSKKRNFFGTLKKRLSRSKTRTHSADRGALTPSHNNNGTTPTGTLNGDSRSLSVDRAVLSKSNSLGLRAGSSRLDHSRQSSISESSAISGFSSASNKTYVHEASTLVLETIENGVKRHFIVPLAIAQRPRWRRKGTKLHIYNDHTFIAKHLSGGGLQCQVCMKSIPRRPGKQGYECRDCNLICHKQCHIRAPQACPNPTVLSMELSKLNSAAADRSIRKL from the exons GAAGTGATGGCGAGCAAAGCAGATTTCAAG GACTTAGCTGCCAAACCCGGTGGCGGTGGTGCACGCGGTCGCGCTCCAAGTGGCGGTGCTGGAGGTGCCGCTGGTGGTGCTGGCGCACGACGCCGCATGGTGCGACAGGGGTCAACTGGACCAGAAAGCCGCAAGAAACGCTACGTGCCGCCACCGTCCAATGTTGTTGGACCCGAAACA ACTTCCGTTACTTGGACCAGTCAAGTGTTCCGTTGGCTTTACAGCGATCTTGTGATTGTCAACGAATTGTTAACCTCTTGGGTTATAGCCTTAAATGAGACTCTGAAGAAATCGATGGAAGAG CATGGCGTCGCAGTGGAGGTGGTGCGTGTACTGCCCGATAGTCCACCACCCAGTTTGAACAATATATTTTGCAACTGTGACGAAATGAATCCATCTAATATG CTGATCACCTTTGATTGTGACGCACAGCCTGTGCTACAGGTGAAGACGCTCCGCCAGAAGGCCGGCAAGGTTGACACCTCACACTACAAAGTGACCGTCTCGCGCTTCCGTGCACGTATGGCAACCGCCATGAATTACAACACACTCAAGGGCGAGATGAAAGTGGATGGCTATCCTGAT ATCCGCGTTGCTATGAATAGTGTGGGCGCCATCAAGCCAATGGATCAAGACGAGCAGCAGCTGCAAGGAGTCATTAGTGAAATAATCACCGCCACTCTGCGAGACAGTGTGTATCCAGTGGACTTTTCGGTCTATGCAACCTGTCCCCGTGCCGAAGTCGATCCGCTTGACATGCCT CAAAACATGGAGGGTTCCAATTTTTCAGCGCTGCAACCGATGATCTCTGGCCGTCGTTTGCTTGTAAAAATCGTTAAAGGTGAGGGACTGGCCGACGCCAAAGACCCATTCGTGGTGGTGGAGATGGACGAACCTGCACAAAAGAATCAAACTGGCGCTCGACAAGGAGCCACGCCCTATTGGGATGAACATTTCCTATT TGAATTGTCTCCACAGTCAGCTGAGATTTTATTTGAAGTTTACGATCGGCCCGATAAAGGCGTTGAAGCGCCCAGATTTCTCGGTTTGGGTTTGGTGGGCATTGATGAGTTGGCCGTCGGGCCGGCGTCCACACAAGTGCTGACACTGCAGCCGCGTCCGTATGAGACGAGCCCGGTGAGTGGCACCATCACTGTGGACTTTGTGTTCATTGAGGGTGCAGAAATACCCGCTGGACCCAAGCCGTACAAACTGAAAGAGGCGCTGAAGATCAGCACGCCCATCATTAATGAGCACATGAAGAACGGCGCAGGTTTGGCTGATGCGGCTGTGCGCGCCTTGCAAGATGGCGCACTCTCTACAACAGGACAGCCCAGCAAGAGTACACTCATTATACACAGCGTCCAAAGG AaccaaaacaattcaaatgcaTTTAag GTTGAAATTAACAAGGAGGGCAGAATCGAAGTTAAAGAGTCACCACAAGAAGAACTTGACGGTGCTGTGACACAAATTTTAGAATCTCCATTAAACGATAATACGAGCGAATCGTTGCCCACCGCGAATACGACAGCGGATATCGAGCAAATCCAACAGGAGATTTCGGTGGCGACGGATATAACCGCGAGTCCCACAGACTCGTGTCCACCAAACGATGTGTCTCTAGATGAATCCGGTGTGGCATCAGGTAACAGCAGCGCTTTGGTTGCATCCAGCAGCGAG TTTGGCCAACCGAATGCCGCCTCTTCACCACAGGGCCACAATGGCTACTCACCATACAATGGCAACTCGACTTCAAACGGCTCACAGACTTATGGATACCAAAGTAACAGTCTGCCCCGCAATGGTGGTGCGACTGGCACACCATTAAGCGCCGCTGATCTGGACGAGAGAGGACGGAGTAAGAAACGAAATTTCTTTGGAACATTAAAAAAACGTTTAAGTCGATCCAAAACACGCACCCATTCGGCTGATCGTGGCGCTTTGACGCCGTCCCACAATAATAACGGTACCACCCCAACAGGAACACTTAACGGTGATTCACGTTCATTATCTGTCGATCGTGCTGTATTGTCTAAAAGCAATTCACTTG GCTTACGCGCTGGCTCATCACGACTTGATCACTCAAGGCAATCTTCAATTTCAGAATCGTCCGCAATCTCAGGTTTCTCGTCGGCCAGCAACAAAACGTACGTACACGAAGCATCCACACTGGTGCTGGAGACGATCGAGAATGGTGTGAAGCG GCATTTCATTGTGCCGCTGGCAATTGCACAAAGGCCCAGGTGGCGTCGCAAGGGCACAAAACTGCACATCTATAATGACCACACCTTTATCGCCAAACATTTGAGCGG TGGCGGCCTGCAATGTCAAGTCTGCATGAAGTCCATCCCGCGGCGACCGGGCAAACAGGGATACGAATGTCGGGACTGTAATTTGATCTGCCACAAACAATGCCACATACGCGCACCACAGGCGTGTCCGAATCCTACAGTGCTTTCAATGGAATT ATCGAAACTTAATTCTGCCGCTGCGGATCGGAGTATAAGGAAATTATGA